gcttaaaataaaataaaattacctaatctgagcaacaagataaatcgtcagttgtccaaactcgaacaacctccggcaacggcgtcaaaaacttggtacacgaaatcgtgatcgcacacttttcacacaactccgtgtagctgaccagcaagtgcattgggtcgtccaagtaataccttacgtgagtaaggttcgatcccccggagattgtcggcttgaaacaagctatggtcatccttgtaaatctcagtcgggcatattcaaatggttatgggattttgataattaaaatataattaaaacagaaaataagattgagatacttatgtaattcaatggtgggatttcagataagcgtatgaagatgcttgttgcttctgaacctctgctttcctattgccttcatccaatcatacgtactcatttccatggcaagctgtatattgggggatcaccgttgtcaatggctaccgtccttcctctcagtgaaaatggtccaaatgcactgtcaccgcacggctaatcatctgtcgattctcactcatattggaataggatccattgatccttttgcgtctgtcactacgcccaacactcgcgagtttgaagctcgtcacagtcatcccatcccagatcctactcggaataccacagataaggtttagactttccggatttcaagaatgctgccaattgattctagcttataccacgaaggctcTGATctcgaggctaagagatatgcattcaagctcgttttcatgtagaacggaagtggttgtcaagcacgtgttcataggtgagaatggtgatgagtgtcacataatcatcacattcatcatgttcttatgtgcaaatgaatatcttagaacaagaataagcttgaattgaaaagaaaaacagtagtaattgcattaatttatgaagaacagtagagctccacacttgatctatggggtgtagaaactccaccgttgaaaatacataagtgaaaatagggtagacatggacgagtggccagcctcccatggaggtctcagaacgtaaagttacataatgtgtttcagagatgaaaatacaataacaaaaggtcttatttatagaaaattagtagcctagggtttacagaaatgagtaaatgatgcagaaatccacttccggggcccacttggtgtgtgcttaggctgagcattgaagctttttcatgcttgggctgttcctggagttaaacgccaactttggtgctagtttgggcgtttaactccagcttttatgccagttctggcgtttaacgccagaatagggtagaaagttggcgtttaaacgccagtttgcgttatcaaaactcggacaaagtatggactattatatattgctgaaaagcccaggatgtctactttccaacgcaattgagatcgtgccaattgggcttctgtagctccagaaaattcacttcgagtgaagggaggtcagaatccaacagcatctgcagtcctttttcagcctctgaatcagatttttgcttaggtccctcaatttcagccagaaaatacctgaaatcacagaaaaatacacaaactcatagtaaagtccagaaatataatttttatttaaaaactaataaaaatataataaaaagtaactaaatcatactaaaaactacctaaaaatagtgccaaaaagcatataaattatccgctcatcatataccAATGAAATATGTACAACACATAAATTTTGATGTGCAGCACAGAAAATTTTTGAAGGACTACATACCCAGAACATTAACTCACTTAACTAACAAAATAAATTTATAGTAAAAATTTGTGTACTATATGCAAAAAATTGTGTGCTATATACAAATATTTATGTGCTATATGTAAAAATTTGTACACTATACTAATAAAATACACACAACACATAAATTTTGCTGTACAgtacaaaaattttggtgcaCAGCATAGAAATTTTGatgtataatataaaaatttttggaGGACTATATAATTAGAACATTAACTAACCCAACTAACAAAGTAtatttgataaacccatattttatgatgtattttgtgattaatttgagtgatttattcaatccttcaaccACTTATTcgtgttaattgcatggttttactctccttctttattatgtgatgtatgtgaaaaacatgttttctatgcttttaaattaattattttaatcacctttaattccattcgatgccgtgattagtgtgttgagtagttttcatatcttctaaggtaggaatgacttaaaggatggaaaggaaacatacaaaattggaaggaaagcacaaaacggagcttctgaagaaattagcatccacgcgatcgcatgggcaacgcggacgcatgccaagcgcaaagaagcagtgacgcggtcgcatgactgacgcgaccgcgcgccttaagcagaacgtatataacgcggtcgcatgactgacgcgactgcgtggcaaggaaaagctccgaatgacgcgaccgcgtgacccacgcggacgcgtgacagaggccacgcaccagaaattgcagaaaacgctcatagcgaattctgaagccctttttggcccaaatccaagtccagaaggcatagaccagaggttatgaagtgggggaatgcatccattcagggagagctggccaattttcactttccatgatttagatttagtttgagagaggttctctcctctctctcttaggattaggatttaggacttctcttagtttttaagagtgactctcgatccaggtttaatatttactttaatctatgtttctatgctactttcactttaatgcttttattcgtatctatagatgttgccaaattggcttatgaaccgtttccatgttatgatttgaattaatgattatttgaggtatttcagtttattattgttctctttgatttaagatatttttgcttcccatctaaggacatttttattccagcaattttacttttttcccttttggtcttggttaagaaatcagtaactcaacattatccaactcagcataattgataatcgctatcttgctaattaaactgaacttcaataatcccaactttttcttaggaaataaataggattcgaaggtcaaactaattagtcccttgactttcctttgctttaaaggttaactaagaggaattaagattcaactttcattattgttgagagggataaccaagttggacttccaatttctcttaccctgccaaaagttgctttacagttatttattgattttaattgccatttaaatcacttgcttctcatcttctaaaccccgattacaacctttatagccaataataagaacatacttccctgcagttccttgagaagacgagccgaggtttgaatactcggttaacaatttttaaagggtttgttacttgtgacaaccaaaacgtttgcacgaaagggatttttgttggtttagagactatatctacaacgcgactgtttttatgacattctttactggcaaaattCCTGTTCGTCAATATTCATAGCAAAAGTTTGTGTGCTTTGTGCAAAGATTTGTGTGCTATGTGCAAAAATTTATATGCTATATCGATAAATTTGTATTAtgtgcaattttttttttgtgctgTGCTTTAAAATTGTGTTATCTCAAAAAATTTTTGTGCTCTTCAACAAAAAATTGTGTGCTAAAAAAACGTGGAAAAAAAGGAGTAGTAACATATACACGCGTTTTTTTTTATGAACAAACGTCTATGCAGAAAATCGTCACTAGGCGATTAGTAGGGGTATTTGTGGTGCGAATTCGATAAGTTTGTTATAAAAAATTTATCCGATCCAAACATTAATCTTACTTGcgatgcggtttggattggattattTTTTTAGATAACCCAATCCAATTTTAAGCAGTTTGGATCAGTTTGAATTGGATTGGATTTACATTGTCCTGGTTAGATTGGATTTGATTGGTTTTAAAAAGTAGATTCGAAATCCGATCTAATTCATGCGATTTGgtaaaaataaaatccaattaaATCCAAATTAGTGGGATTTTAATCAGTTTtcaatttgaattgaattggatGAACGATTTTATTGTGTATCCAAAAACATCTAAGAGAAAATTGGTTACATGAAGATGAGGCATTGTAACAATTAGTGAGAAGAATAgatcttcttaattttttttcaattgtttggCGAAATGTGATCTCTCACTTTACACTTTTTAAGtgagacaaaaaataataataaataagaaaaaatattcaataataaaaaatcataatttaccaaataattgatttttttttttttaagaaaatccACTCCCAATTAGTCACAGCCCATTAGAGAAGAAACATACAATTGAGATCTACTCTATTGATTGTGCATTGGCAGGATGGTAAGAAATAAGTTGACATTCAAAGGAAATTAAGAAAAACAGGTAAAGTTTTGGACAACATCAAGAGGTGATTCTTTAAGGTAGTTTAGCAAGTTGATAATATGAGTTCTATCTATCAATGTTTTTCATCCATTTTACTTACTATCATTTTCAAAATATGTTGATAGTGAGCTTTAAACATCAAATTGATTTATGGATATCATGGAATGATAAAATTGGAAACGGTtcaggaaaaaaaaaagtgatttttgTGGAGTACATTGGTACCCACAATTTTGTAAAGTACATTGCATGTAAGATGGTTCACCAAATCTAACTTTTATTGTAGAACTGAACAACTATACTATATTACATGGTAACTTTATGTTATgagcaaaaaggaaaaaaaaattacaaaaacaaTAATGAAATGAGAAACAACTTTCATTCATCAATCAGGACTTTCAATTTAGTCCAAGGCTTGAACTAATGGTACACAAGAAAGAACTCATCTTCCACGAGGATTTACCAATTGCGAGAACACTGCACTTGTCGCAGCATCTTCAGCATCATCATCGGTGCCAGAAATGCCCCCATCCATCATACTCACACTGTTGTCGAATTGCTCAAGACGAGTCAACTGAATTCCGGTAATGTGGTTCGTGCTATTATCTTCTGGCTCCGAAAGTGCCGACGAGGTCTCCTGGAGTTGCAAAGCATATTCAAGGTTCCACAAGACATCTCCCATGGATGGCCTATCCACACCATACTCAGCCAAGCATTTCTCAGCAGTCTCCCCAAACTTCTTAAGAGAAGCAGGGTTGACTTTTCCAACTAGATTTTGATCCATGATTTGATCAAGCATACCCTTTTTCTGCCAAGTCATTGCCCATTCAGCTATATTAACCTGCTCCCTTGGAAGGACAGGGTTCAAAGCCGGCCTTGTGCATAACACTTCCATTAGAACTACTCCAAAAGAATAGACATCTGATTTCTCTGTAAGCTGTTGTCTCCTGAAGTATTCGGGATCAAGATAACCGAAACTGCCCTTGACAGCAGTGCTCACATGAGTTTGATCAAGAGCAGGACCAGTTTTGGAGAGGCCGAAATCAGCAACCTTGGCAACGAAGTTATCATCTAAGAGGATGTTTGTTGTCTTTACATCCCTATGAATTATGCTTTGAGATGCACCTGTGTGGAGATAATGGAGGCCTCTTGCTGCTCCAATGCAGATTTCAAGCCGCTGCTTCCAGGACAGAGGTGGCAGGTCAGTTCCATACAGGTGACTCCTGAGGGGTCCATTAGCCATGTATTCATAGACAAGAATCATTTCTGACCTCTCATCGCAATAACCAATGAGAGACACAAGATGACGGTGGCGAAGCTTGGATAACATTTCGATTTCTGTTCGGAATTCAGCAATACCTTGTTCAGATCTAGGATTGCCTCTCTTAACAGCTACATTGGTTCCATCATCAAGAGTTCCCTTGTAAACTCTACCAAAACCACCAACACCAAGAAGCAACTTCTCATCAAATTTGTTGGTTGCGTCTAGAATTTCTTGGAAAGTGAAGAAGCGTCCAAGATTTGAGGAAGCCAAAGATATGCAACTTGCAGTTCCGCTCTTTTGCGACAGTGTTGACATTTTTGTCATGGTCTGAGAGTTTCCATGCAAGGGCAAAGGCAGCCATGGATGACCACCTTGTTGAGTATCCTTTGATTTGCGTCGTACCAAGCAGCAATAACAACATAATCCAACAAATATTATGGCAGCTAAAGCTCCAACAGCACAACCAACTATTATTCCTATCTTGTTCTTCTTTGATTGTGAACTAGGAAGGAGACTCTCAACTGAAGAAAGCCCATCCAAACTCCTCAGTGAATTGCTGATTTTCATTATCTCCAATCCATTCATAGTAGCATTAGTGAGATCTGCCATGGTATCAGGACCAACACTTACTGTTAAAGTGTTAGAGTCCGAAGCATTGGAGACGAAGTCCTTAAAGTAAGGCACATCCAAGTCGTTGGTTATGGATGAGAGATCAAGACTTCCAATAGCTATGTCAGAGTTTATGAACATATTGAACACTAAAGTGTTCAATGAAGTACTCATAATATCACAAAAATGTGCCCGGATAAAATACGAGAAACTTGGATCCACAGGGAAGACCCAAGTAATGTTGAAATTGGAATTGGGCACATTTGGATCCCCCATTGCTTCAGCTGTGGCATAGACCCAATTCGGAGCCGTCTGAGGCGTCACGCCTGCTGGATACTTGATGATAGAAGGATCAACCGACACATTAGTGACCGAGCTGTTCACATGGAGGTACTTCAGATCATTCTCCCAAGTCCTTCCAAGGGTGTCATTTTGGGCAGTAATCAAGGGACCTCCTATGTTCACCCGGTAAACTGTTTCGAAAGCGAGTTCAGAGAGGCCGCTGAATGGGGCCGAGGGGTTAAGGGCCAATGCCTGATCAACAAACAAATCATCAGGCATAGACACAACTTCAATTGCATTGACAAAGGCAATTGAACCATTAGAAGGGATAAAGGTCATAGTCAAGGTATCAGAGGTAACATTGATAGCATATTCCCTAAACATATAAGAACCATTGTAGCTCCTAAATGTGAAATTGCTCAAGAGAACAAAATTATCAGTAACAACTGTCACAGAAGCAGAATTCAAATCGTGACCGGAGTTCCGGACAGGCGAAAAATAAAGCCGGACCCAGTGCCGACCCTCTTGCGCAATCTCAAACCTATATGTAGCTGTATCAGTGAAGATCCTAGCTGATTGGTAAATTGGGGATGGTGCAGTACTAGAATTGGAACTAGCAGAAACAAGAGAATCCCCAGTTTTGAACACTAGTGAAGAATGCTGTGAATCAGGAACAAAGGTGCGGCCTTGGAAGGTGATGTTTTTTGAGGAACCACAAGCAATGAGATAGTTATCAGGAGGAGTGTATGATGAAGAAGATGTTGCTGAAAATGCTCCATTCAACAAGAACAGAAGCAAAACAACAAAAACAGAAGAAACCCACTTGAGAACAAGTTTCATCATCAACATTGTAGCCTTGTCTTCACACTAGTCCCATATAATCAAACAGGTTGTGAGCATCAGCAACAACAACACCTCTTTTCCCAAATGCACACACACACAAAAACCTGCACCAACCTCGGATCTATCAAATTCAATgcacaaaacaaacaaaaaccaAACATTTCTTACAAGACACAAATACAGAAGAGGTGGTGTCAAAATCTAGTTGCTAGAATTCTCTTACGTAAGTAGAGTGAGAAATacacagaaaaagaaaaaagagttgtCTTGATATGCATACCTTGTCTTCGAGGGAAAATGTGTATGGCAAAAATTGAGCAAGTTCTGAAAGAGAATAAATGAGAGTGGGATTAAGGTTGATTACGTGAATGGCATTAGTGAAAAATGAAAATGCTTCAAGTATGAATCATCAACCAAGTTGAAAGCTTTTTAGTGTGGTGGCTGCACACACACCCTTTTCCAGGCTGTTGATTAGGCTGTCATCTACAGAACAAAAATGGGGACCCCACAAAAActcaacaaagaaagaaaaattatgaCTTGGAAAAAAGGTTCATGGAACTTCAAAGTTTTAATCTTAGTTATTATTCTACTAACTTCCattaagaagagaaaaaagaaaagaaaagaaatgaaccAGCTGTTTCTTGAAGATTTGGTGGTGTGGTTTTCAAAATTTCAGAATCTTTGACACCAATGTTataatgttaaaaaaattgaaaaggaatatAAAAATGGAAGTTCTGGGGATGTGGTCTACAATTATCTTAGAATTGGTTGTGCTTTGTGATATACAGCCGCTCATTTGATatcttattaaaaaaaaacaaaaaaaaaaaaacataataaaaatttaattttgatacattgaTCTTTTATACTgtcatttttttatgtttattcataccgttaataaaaataattatttttaataatatgatATTACATAATTAGATATTCATATAAAACTATTTATGTTAGATGAATGTTGCCATATCTTCTCTAAAATAAAGAGTAAATTATTCTCTGTGATATATATAGTGtctataattataattaagttgAATGTTAATCATAATAATTAGGTATATgttttctacttttctttttctcttgtgATTATTTAAATTTAGTTTAGCATCATCAGTCTATGGTGGTAGTGGTGGCTGTCACCACTGAAAAAATTTTTTTGCGATTAACTCACAAACCCATCAACAAGGTGCAAGTACGCATTCAGCTCGTTACACATGGCAACATTTGTGCTACCAAAGTACGGAGAANNNNNNNNNNNNNNNNNNNNNNNNNNNNNNNNNNNNNNNNNNNNNNNNNNNNNNNNNNNNNNNNNNNNNNNNNNNNNNNNNNNNNNNNNNNNNNNNNNNNNNNNNNNNNNNNNNNNNNNNNNNNNNNNNNNNNNNNNNNNNNNNNNNNNNNNNNNNNNNNNNNNNNNNNNNNNNNNNNNNNNNNNNNNNNNNNNNNNNNNNNNNNNNNNNNNNNNNNNNNNNNNNNNNNNNNNNNNNNNNNNNNNNNNNNNNNNNNNNNNNNNNNNNNNNNNNNNNNNNNNNNNNNNNNNNNNNNNNNNNNNNNNNNNNNNNNNNNNNNNNNNNNNNNNNNNNNNNNNNNNNNNNNNNNNNNNNNNNNNNNNNNNNNNNNNNNNNNNNNNNNNNNNNNNNNNNNNNNNNNNNNNNNNNNNNNNNNNNNNNNNNNNNNNNNNNNNNNNNNNNNNNNNNNNNNNNNNNNNNNNNNNNNNNNNNNNNNNNNNNNNNNNNNNNNNNNNNNNNNNNNNNNNNNNNNNNNNNNNNNNNNNNNNNNNNNNNNNNNNNNNNNNNNNNNNNNNNNNNNNNNNNNNNNNNNNNNNNNNNNNNNNNNNNNNNNNNNNNNNNNNNNNNNNNNNNNNNNNNNNNNNNNNNNNNNNNNNNNNNNNNNNNNNNNNNNNNNNNNNNNNNNNNNNNNNNNNNNNNNNNNNNNNNNNNNNNNNNNNNNNNNNNNNNNNNNNNNNNNNNNNNNNNNNNNNNNNNNNNNNNNNNNNNNNNNNNNNNNNNNNNNNNNNNNNNNNNNNNNNNNNNNNNNNNNNNNNNNNNNNNNNNNNNNNNNNNNNNNCTCAGCGTCTATATGGTGATAACATTCTCGAAGTTCATTGTCCGCAAAATTTTTGTCCCATGAAAATGATTAAATTCTTGTGCATAATTGTCACCTCATCTTGCAAATTTTAGTGATCTCCACCTCATCGACAACAATGCCTTTAATCTCATGAGGATCCAAATCTACGATCCCTTGAAACTTGTATTTGACATCATTAACAACAATGTCTTTAACTGTATTTATGACTTGAGAATTTAAAGAATCTTTCCAAATGTCTTTATGATTTCTATCATCACGACCATAAGCTCTCATCTACCTTAAGTGCATAAATTACATTAGTAAAAATCTCTTTCACATCAAAAAACTCATATGGTGAATCACTTTCAATATATATATTACAAGAGGTAATTTATCCTTTATTTTAAAGAGGGTACGATTGAATTCACCTTTATATTaataatacatcaaaattaactttatataataaaatacattaataattaatttgtgacaaattaaaattttatttaaaaatttatcattaattaataaattactgtatatataaattaaaattttaaactctcaatatttatttaaataggtGAATAAATTAACCTACTTTATTAAAATCTTGAATTTAATAATTACAAGGTATGATGACCATTTAATcttaaaagaaataaacaaagTAAATATTTCAAATACTATAACCTTATTTTTAGAGATTAAAATATCAATATTCTAATTCTTAAGAATTAAATTATCAGTCATCAATAACTCTAAATTCTGTATTATTTGAGacaggatgaagaagaagaagaaaaaaacacCTATTAATCAGAATCCTTTTAAACTATGTTAAAAAATCGAAGAATTAATATGACAATAATATTAAGATatctttggaaaaagaaaaagaattttcaATGTTTCAAACATTAAAGAATTAAATGAGTAGTTTTACTCTATTTTCCACCTCCTTTTTATCGAATCTTAtagcttcaaataaaataaagcttAAGAATATAATGTATTGGAAGCAAGAGTATTAGACTAAGATTATATAAATAGTATGGTTATGGGGTATTGAGTTAAGAAGGGGAACAGAGAGAAAACAAAAGAACATGTCTTCGAAGGGAATGGTTGCTGCGCTGGGTTCAACGATACGTGGGTCCCACTTTAACGCGGCTTCATTGCCTTCATTCCCCAACTTGGACTTGAGACAAACCAAAACTAGATCACACTTTCTTTCGCAACACTTTTGCTTTTCACCGTCGCCAAAAGGCCATCTTTTAAGGGTAAAAAATTGGTttcttttatataaaaataaaataatattccaTTTACTAATATATTtaagatttaattattctattggtttttataattttattaaatttataattaaatttatatatatattatttttttaattgtgttTTTATTANNNNNNNNNNNNNNNNNNNNNNNNNNNNNNNNNNNNNNNNNNNNNNNNNNNNNNNNNNNNNNNNNNNNNNNNNNNNNNNNNNNNNNNNNNNNNNNNNNNNNNNNNNNNNNNNNNNNNNNNNNNNNNNNNNNNNNNNNNNNNNNNNNNNNNNNNNNNNNNNNNNNNNNNNNNNNNNNNNNNNNNNNNNNNNNNNNNNNNNNNNNNNNNNNNNNNNNNNNNNNNNNNNNNNNNNNNNNNNNNNNNNNNNNNNNNNNNNNNNNNNNNNNNNNNNNNNNNNNNNNNNNNNNNNNNNNNNNNNNNNNNNNNNNNNNNNNNNNNNNNNNNNNNNNNNNNNNNNNNNNNNNNNNNNNNNNNNNNNNNNNNNNNNNNNNNNNNNNNNNNNNNNNNNNNNNNNNNNNNNNNNNNNNNNNNNNNNNNNNNNNNNNNNNNNNNNNNNNNNNNNNNNNNNNNNNNNNNNNNNNNNNNN
The DNA window shown above is from Arachis ipaensis cultivar K30076 chromosome B08, Araip1.1, whole genome shotgun sequence and carries:
- the LOC107613424 gene encoding receptor-like protein kinase THESEUS 1, which gives rise to MLMMKLVLKWVSSVFVVLLLFLLNGAFSATSSSSYTPPDNYLIACGSSKNITFQGRTFVPDSQHSSLVFKTGDSLVSASSNSSTAPSPIYQSARIFTDTATYRFEIAQEGRHWVRLYFSPVRNSGHDLNSASVTVVTDNFVLLSNFTFRSYNGSYMFREYAINVTSDTLTMTFIPSNGSIAFVNAIEVVSMPDDLFVDQALALNPSAPFSGLSELAFETVYRVNIGGPLITAQNDTLGRTWENDLKYLHVNSSVTNVSVDPSIIKYPAGVTPQTAPNWVYATAEAMGDPNVPNSNFNITWVFPVDPSFSYFIRAHFCDIMSTSLNTLVFNMFINSDIAIGSLDLSSITNDLDVPYFKDFVSNASDSNTLTVSVGPDTMADLTNATMNGLEIMKISNSLRSLDGLSSVESLLPSSQSKKNKIGIIVGCAVGALAAIIFVGLCCYCCLVRRKSKDTQQGGHPWLPLPLHGNSQTMTKMSTLSQKSGTASCISLASSNLGRFFTFQEILDATNKFDEKLLLGVGGFGRVYKGTLDDGTNVAVKRGNPRSEQGIAEFRTEIEMLSKLRHRHLVSLIGYCDERSEMILVYEYMANGPLRSHLYGTDLPPLSWKQRLEICIGAARGLHYLHTGASQSIIHRDVKTTNILLDDNFVAKVADFGLSKTGPALDQTHVSTAVKGSFGYLDPEYFRRQQLTEKSDVYSFGVVLMEVLCTRPALNPVLPREQVNIAEWAMTWQKKGMLDQIMDQNLVGKVNPASLKKFGETAEKCLAEYGVDRPSMGDVLWNLEYALQLQETSSALSEPEDNSTNHITGIQLTRLEQFDNSVSMMDGGISGTDDDAEDAATSAVFSQLVNPRGR